AGGGTGGTCATCAGGATCGGCCGGAAGCGCAGCAGCGCCGCCTGGTAGATCGCCTCACGCGGGCTCATGCCCTGGTGACGCTCGGCTTCCAGGGCGAAGTCGATCATCATGATGGCGTTCTTCTTGACGATACCGATCAGCAGGATGATGCCGATGATGGCGATCATGCCCAGGTCGTTGCCGCTGAGCAGCAGCGCCAGCAAGGCACCCACCGCCGCCGAAGGCAGCGTCGAGAGGATGGTCACCGGGTGGATGTAGCTCTCGTAGAGCACCCCCAGGACGATGTACATGGTCACCACGGCGGCGAGGATCAGCAGCAAGGTGCTCGACAGCGAGGCCTGGAACGCCTCGGCGGCGCCCTGGAAGCGGGTCTGCACGCCCAGCGGCATGCCGATGTCCTGTTGCACCTGCTCGATCACCTGCACCGCCTCGCCCAGGGAGGCGCCGGGTGCCAGGTTGAACGACATCATCACCGAGGGGAACTGGCCGATGTGGGAAATGGCCAGCTGCGCCTGGCGCTGCTCGATGCGCGCCAGCGCCGACAGGCGCACCTGGCCGCCGTCGGCGGCCTTGACGTGGATCGACTCCAGCGCCTGCGGGCCAAGGCTGGCGGCGGTCTGCGACTGCAGCACCACGCGGTACTGGCTGGCCTGGGTATAGATGGTCGAGATCTGCCGCTGGCCAAAGGCGTCGTACAGGGCGTTGGTGATCTGCGCCACGTTGATTCCCAGGCGGCTGGCCATGTCGCGGTCGATCACCAGGTACACCTGCAGGCCTTTGTCCTGCAGGTCGCTGGCCACATCCTGCAACTCGGCGCGGTCCTTCAGCGCGCGCACCAGCTTGCCGCTCCACTCGGCCAGCAGGTCGGCGTCGGGGGACGACAGGCTGAACTGGTACTGGGTGCGGCTGACCCGGTCCTCGATGCTCAGGTCCTGCACCGGCTGCATGAACAGGCGGATGCCCACCAGCCGGTCGAGTTGCGGCTGCAGGCGGGCGATCACCTCGGCGGCGCTGACGGCGCGCTCGCCGTGGGGCTTGAGGTTGATCAGCAGACGGCCGCTGTTGAGGGTGGCGTTGTCGCCGTCCACGCCAATGTAGGACGACAGGCTCTGCACCGCCGGGTCATCGAGAATGACCTTGGCCAGTGCCTGCTGGCGCTCGCTCATGGCGCTGAACGAGGTGGCCTGGGGCGCCTCGGAAATGCCCTGGATCACCCCGGTGTCCTGCACAGGGAAGAAGCCCTTGGGCACCATCAAGTACAGCACCACGGTCAGCGCCAGGGTGGCCACGGCCACCAGCAGGGTCAGCGGCTGGCGCTTGAGCACCCAGGTCAGGGCCGTGCCGTAATGCTGGATCAGCCAGTCGATCCAGGCCCCGCTGGCACGGTAGAAGCGGCCTTGCTCATGGGCCTGGGGTTCGCGCTTGAGCAGGCGCGCGCACATCATCGGCGTCAGGGTCAGCGACACCACCAGCGAAATCAGGATGGCCACCGCCAGGGTGATGGCGAACTCGCGGAACAAGCGGCCGACCACATCGGCCATGAACAGCAGCGGGATCAACACCGCGATCAGCGAGAAGGTCAGCGAGATCAGGGTGAAGCCGATCTGCCTGGCGCCCTTGAGCGCGGCCTGCAACGGCGTCTCGCCCTCTTCGATGTGGCGGGAGATGTTCTCCAGCATGACGATGGCATCGTCCACCACGAAACCGGTGGCGATGGTCAGCGCCATCAGCGTCAGGTTGTTGACCGAGAAACCGGCCAGGTACATCACGCCGAAGGTGCCGATCAGCGACAACGGCACGGCGATCGACGGAATGATCGTCGCCGAGACCCGGCGCAGGAACAGGAAGGTCACCATTACCACCAGGGCGATGGCGAACAGCAGCTCGTGCTGCACGTCGCGCACCGCGGCGCGGATGGTCTGGGTGCGGTCGGTGAGCACGCTGACATCCAGGCCGGCCGGCAGGTTGTCGGTGATCGACGGCAACAGGTCCTTGATCCGGTCGACCACCTCGATGACGTTGGCCCCCGGCTGGCGCTGGATATTCAGCAGCACCGCCTCGTTCTGGTTGGCCCAGGCGGCCAGGCGCTCGTTCTCGGCGCCGTCGACGATCTCGGCGACGTCCTTCAGGCGCAACGGCGCACCGTTGTTGTACTTGAGGATGAGCTCGGCGTACTCGGCCGGCGAGCGCAACTGGTCGTTGGCGTCGAGCATCGACACCCGGGTCGGGCCGTCGAAGTTGCCCTTGGGCTGGTTGACGTTGGAGGCGCCAATCAGCGTGCGCACGTCGTCCAGGTTCAGGCCGTTGGCGGCCAGGGCGTCGACATTGACCTTGATTCGCACCGCCTGGCGCTGGCCGCCAGCGATGCTGACCATGCCCACGCCGCTGATCTGGGCGATCTTCTGCGCCACGCGGGTATCGACCAGGTCGTTGAGCTTGGGCAGCGGCATGGTTTTCGACGAAATCGCCAGGGTCAGCACCGGGGTGTCGGCCGGGTTGACCTTGTTGTACACCGGCGGCGCCGGCAGGTCGCTGGGCAACAGGTTGCTGGCGGCGTTGATCGCCGCCTGCACCTGTTGCTCGGCGACATCCATGTTCATGTCGAGGTTGAAGCGCAGGGTCAGCACCGAGGCGCCGCCCGAGCTGGTCGAGGCCATCTGCTCCAGCCCCGGCATCTGGCCGAACTGGCGCTCCAGCGGCGCGGTCACCGCGCTGGTCATCACCTGCGGGCTGGCGCCGGGGTACAGGGTCATGACCCGGATGGTCGGGTAGTCGACCTGGGGCAAGGCCGCCACCGGCAGCATCTTGTAGGCGATCAGGCCGGCCAGGACGATGGCCAGCATGCTCAGGGTGGTGGCGACCGGCCGCAGGATGAACAGGCGCGAGAGGTTCATGCGCCCGCCTTGGAGCTCGACTCACCAACCTGGGCCGAGCCCTTGGCATCCTGGCCCTGCAGGTGCTGGCCAGGGGTGGTGGGCACTTGCGAGCTGTCGTCGACCACCTCGACCTGGGTGCCTTCGCGCAGGCGGTCGGTGCCTTCGAGCACCAGGCGCTCGCCGGCGCCCAGGCCCTCGACGATCACGCTGCGCTGACCGTCGCTGGCGCCGACCTTGAGCTTGCGGATAGTGACCTTGCTGTCCTTGTCGACCACATAGGCAAAGGTGCCGTCGGTGCCGAACTGGATCGCCGCGGTCGGTGCCAGCACCACCTGCTTGAGGGTGTCGGCCAGCAGGCGCACGTTGACGAACTGGTTGGGGAACAGCGCGTGGTCGCGGTTCTGGAAGGTGCCCTTGAACTTCAGGGTGCCGGTGGTGATGTCGATCTGGTTGTCGAGGCTGCCCAGCACGCCGCTGGCCTGCAGCTTCTGGTCGCCACGGTCCCAGGCCTCCACCGCCAGGCTGGCGCCGCTGCGGTAGCGGGCCAGTACGGTGTCGAGCTGGGTTTCCGGAAGGGTGAAGGCGACGCTGATCGGCTCGGTCTGGGTGATCACCACCAGCGCGGTGGTGTCGTTGGCCGCCACCAGGTTGCCCAGGTCGAGCTGGCGCAGGCCGACCCGGCCGCCGATGGGCGCGCGGATCTGGGTGAAATCGAGGTTCAGGCGGGCATCGTTGACCTGCGCCTGGTTGGTCTTGACCAGCCCGAGGAACTGCCCCACCTGCGCCTCGGCGGTGTCGAGGGTCTGCTTGGCGATGCTGTCCTCGGCGTACAGGCCTTTATAGCGGGCCAGGTCGACCTGGGCGTTTTTCAGCTGCGCCTGGTTCTGCGCCAGGGTACCCTCGGCCTGCTGCAGGGCGATGCGGTACGGGCGCGGGTCGATTTCGGCGAGCAGGTCGCCGGCCTTGACCTGCTGGCCTTCCTTGAAGTGGATCTTGACCAGCTCGCCCGCCACTCGGCTGCGTACATTGACCGTGTTGGTCGCGGTGACGGTGCCCAGGGCCTTGTAGTACAGCGGGAAGTCGCCCACCCGCACCGGTTCGACGCGCACCGGCACCGGGTCGGCGGAAGCGCCGAAGCCCGGCCGCCCACCCTTGCCCGGCCGCCCGCCCGCCTCCTTGTGGGCCGGCGTTGCAGGCCACAGCCACCAGGCCAGCAAGGCCACCAGCAGCAGGATCAGCAGGCCGAACAGCCAGCGACGGGGGGAACGGGAGTTGGAGGCGTGCATGGGTCGAACGAACCTTGTTCAGAGAAAGACGGCGTGAAGAGCGTGAACGATAAGCACTGGCATCGTTTTAGCAAAGGGGCTTTACCAGTGCTTTACCTTCGGCTGACGTTGGCAAAAGCGGCAATTTTAAATGAAAACGGCCTGGAGCAGGGTCCAGGCCGTAACCGCGTGTAACCAGGTGCGCGGGCAAGCCCGCTGCCACAGGGTGGCGCGACTTACTTCAGCACCGCCAGCGCCGCCTCGTAGTTCGGCTCGTTGGCGATTTCGCCCACCAGCTCGGCGTGCAGCACCTTGTCCTGCTCGTCCAGAACCACCACCGCACGGGCAGCCAGGCCGGCCAGCGGGCCGTCGGCGATGGCGACGCCGTAGTTCTGCAGGAACTCGACACCACGCAGGGTCGACAGGTTCTTCACGTTCTCCAGGCCTTCGGCGCCGCAGAAACGCGCCTGGGCGAACGGCAGGTCGGCGGAGATGCACAGCACCACGGTATTGGCGAGGTCATTGGCCTGGGCGTTGAACTTGCGCACCGAGGTGGCGCAGGTCGGGGTGTCGACGCTTGGGAAGATGTTCAGCACCTTGCGCTTGCCGGCAAAGTCTTTCAGCGACTTGTCGGACAGGTCGCCAGCGACCAGGGAGAAGGCTGGCGCCTGGGCACCGGCCTTGGGCAGCTCGCCTTTGACCTGTACCGGGTTGCCTTTGAGAGTCACTTGAGCCATGGCGGAAATCCTTATGCGGGTTTGGAAAAAGACCCCGAGTTAAGCATGAAGCCGCGCAAGTGCCTATAAGCAAAGATGAAATTGTTGTATTGCCAGACAATTATCGTGGACAAAAAAATGCCCGGGTGGCGACAAGACACCCGGGCATTACGCTGTCAGCGCGGCATCAGGCCAGCAGGCCGTACACCACCGAGGTCAGGGCCACCAGGCCAACGACCACCACGAACAGGTTGGACAGCGCACCGCTGTACTTGCGCATCGAAGGTACGCGGCGAATGGCGTACATCGGCATCAGGAACAGCAGCACGGCGATGATCGGCCCGCCGAGGGACTCGATCATGCCCAGGATGCTCGGGTTGAGGGTGGCGACGATCCAGCACACCACCAGCATCAACGCGGCGACCACGCGATCCAGGGCCTTGGCGCCCGGGCGCATGCCGGCCTTGGTGATCATGCCCTTGAGACCTTCGCTGGCACCGATGTAGTGGCCCAGGAACGACTTGGCGATGGCGATGAAGGCAATCAACGGCGCGGCGAAGGCGATGGCCGGTTGCTCGAAGTGGTTGGCCAGGTATGACAGGATCGACAGGTTCTGTGCCTTGGCCTCGGCCAGCTGGGCGCTGTCGAGGGTCAGCACGCAGCTGAACACGAAGAACAGCACCATCAGCACCATCAGCAGGTGGGCGCGACGCAGGATCTGGCCGCTGCGCTCATCGGCATGCTCGCCGTAGCGACGCTTCTGGTCGACGGCAAAGGCCGAGATGATCGGCGAGTGATTGAACGAGAACACCATCACCGGGATCGCCAGCCACACGGTGTGCAGGAAGGCCGAACCCGACGGCACCTGGGTGGCGGTGTCGAGGATGCCACCGGTCCAGTGCGGCACCAGGTACAGCGCCAGCAGCGCCAGGGCGACGATGAACGGATAGACCAGCAGGCTCATGACCTTGACCGTGGCCTGCTCGCCGCAGCGCACGATGCCCAGCAGGCCGAGGATCAGCAGGAACGACAGGATCGCCCGCGGCGGTGGCGCCATGTGCAACTGGTGCTCCATGAAGCTGCTGACGGTGTTGGTCAGGGCCACGCTGTAGATCAGCAGGATGGGGAAGATGGCGAAGAAGTACAGCACGGTGATCAAGGCCCCGGCAGTGATGCCGAAGTGCTCCTCGACCACGTCGGTGATGTCGCCGCCCTTGCTCCCGGAGAGCACGAAGCGGGTCAGCCCGCGGTGGGCGAAGTAGGTCATCGGGAAGGCCAGCGCGGCGAGCACCAGCAACGGCCAGAAGCCGCCGAGGCCGGCGTTGATCGGCAGGAACAGGGTCCCGGCGCCGATGGCCGTGCCGAACAGGCCCAGCATCCAGGTGGTGTCTTGACGCGACCAGCTGCCGAGGGTGGCGGGGGTCGATTCTACAAAGCGTTGTTCAACGCTTGGGGCCTGCTCATTCATTCCGGGTGAAGCTCCACTCGCAAGACTGCAACAGGCTGAGAATGGCGAAATAGACGTTTCGCCCAACTCAACCGGGGAAGAGAGGCGCGATTGTGCATGCAAAGGTTGCACTTGGGGAAGCCCCGCCCGAGGGACGGTTGCACTTGTCTTTACAAGAAAAGAAAACCCGGACAGCCTCGTTCGCCGGCAAGCCGGCTCCTACAGGGCGCGTAGGAGCCGGCTTGCCGGCGAACGGCTGGGTTACTTCTGCACGGCGGCGAACGCCTCGGCCACCTGGCGCAGGTTGGCCGGACGCAGGCCGGACATGCACACCCGGCCACTGTCGATCAGGTACACGCCGAACTCGTCACGCAGGCGACGCACCTGCTCGACGCTGAAGCCGGTGTAGCTGAACATGCCGCGCTGGCGCAGGAAGAACTGGAAGTCCTGGCCCGGCAGCAGCTCGCCAAGCAGGTCGACCAGGCCCTGGCGCATGGCCAGGATACGCGTGCGCATCACTTCGACTTCCGCCACCCACTGGGCGTTGAGGCCGGCGTCGCCGAGCACGCCGGCCACCAGCTGCGCGCCGAAGAACGGCGGGCTGGAGTAATTGCGGCGCACGGTGGCCTTGAGCTGGCCGAGCACGCTGACAGCGCTGTCGGCGTCGTCGCAAACCACCGACAAGCCCCCTACCCGCTCGCCGTACAGCGAGAAGATCTTCGAGAACGAGTTGCTCACCAGGCACGGCACGCCGGCACGGGCCATCTCGCGGATGGCGTAGGCGTCGGCCTCCAGCGATTCGCTGAAGCCCTGGTAGGCGATGTCGAGGAACGGGATCAACTGGCGCGCCTTGACCACTTCGATCACTTGCTGCCACTGCTGCTGGTCGAGGTCGGCACCGGTAGGGTTGTGGCAGCACGGGTGCAGCAGCACGATGCTGTTGGCCGGCAGGGTCTGCAGGGTGTCGAGCATGCCGGCGAAGTTGACGCCGCGGCTGGCCTGGTCGAAGTACGGGTAGCTGTGCACCTTGAAGCCGGCGCCTTCGAAGATCGCCCGGTGGTTATCCCAGGTCGGGTCGCTGACCCAGACCTCGGAGCCGGCGAAGTAGCGCTTGAGGAAATCGGCGCCGACTTTCAGCGCGCCGGAGCCGCCGACGGTCTGCACGGTGGCCACGCGGCCAGCGCTGAGCGCGGGGTGCTCGGCGCCGAACAGCAGGGCCTGGATCGCCTGGCGGTAGCTGGCCAGGCCTTCCATGGGCAGGTACAGCGAGGCTTCGTGGGGTTGCCCGGCCAGGCGTTTTTCCACCTCGGCCACCGCCGCCAGCTGCGGTACCACGCCCGCTTCGTCGTAGTACAGGCCGATGCTCAGGTTGACCTTGTCGGCACGGGGATCGGCCTTGAAGGTTTCCATCAACGAGAGGATCGGGTCGCCGGCATAGGCATCGACATGTTTGAACACAGCGTGCAGCTCCTTGGTACGGATGGGTCGCGAATAGAAGATGGCATCGAGAATAGCGCCTGCCGGCGCGGGTTACATCCCCTGGCCGGCAATCGTATATGGCAGCGTTGCAAAGAGCCGCTGTCAACTCGCGTTCGCAGGGGGCTTGCCTGGCTGATGTTGGCCGGGAGGATTGCAGCGCCTGTCAGGTTGGGTTGGTGTTCTGCGAAAGAACGGCGGCGCCTGTCAGATCGAGCGCCGCGCGGGCGGCGCTCGATCTGATCGGCGCTGCAATTCGCTCGTCCAACACCTCGCAGCCCCACCCCAACCCCACCCCAACCTCACCCCACCAGCGCCTGCAACCCCACCCACTCCTGCTCGCTCAACGCCACCCCCTCCCGCCCGGCCACTTCGCGCTCGCGATAACGACGTTCCCCCGGCATCCGGCTCAGCCCCACCGCCTGCATCTGCTCCACCAGTTCACGGCTACGCAGGGCAAAACGCTCGCCCTCGGCCTTGGACGGGTCGATGACGATGAGCAACTGCCCGGTCCAGGGCGTCTTCGCCCCCGGGTGCCCGGACCAGTCGAACTCCCAGGAGAAATGCCCGCCGGTCAGCGCCGCCGCCAGCAGCTCGACCATCATCGACAGCGCCGAACCCTTGTGCCCGCCGAACGGCAACAAGGCGCCGCCGTCGAGGATCGCCTGGGGGTCGCAGGTCGGCTGGCCGCTGGCATCCACGCCCATGCCTTCGGGCAAGCGCTGCCCGGCTCGCGCGGCGATCTGCACATCGCCATGGGCCATGGCACTGGTGGCCATGTCGAACACGATCGGGTCGTGCCCGGCGCAAGGCGCGGCAAAGGCAATGGGGTTGGTGCCGAACAACGGCTGGCGCGCGCCATGGGGCACCACGCAGGTCATGCTGTTGACCACGCTCAGGGCCACCAGCCCCTGCTCGGCGAACGGCTCGACATCCGGCCACAAGGCGGCGAAATGGTGGGAGTTATGGATAGCCAGCACGGCGATACCGGCGCTGCGCGCCTTGTCCACCAGCAAGCGGCGGGCCGCGGCCAAGGCAGGCTGGGCAAAGCCACCGCGGGCGTCCACCCGCACATACCCCGAGGCCACATCGCTCACCAGCGGCTGGGCCTTGCCATCGACCCAGCCACTGGCCAGCGTCGAGACATAACCCGGTATGCGGAACACCCCATGGCTGTGGGCGCCATCGCGCTGGGCGCTGGCACAGTTGTGGGCAAGCACGGCGGCCACGGCCTCGCTGCAACCGTGGCGCTGCAAGATCGACTGCAACAGCGCCTGCAGCTCGGCAAACGGCACGCGCACGACTGCGCCGGTGGTAGGTGCGGACATCTGGAGCTCCTTTATTGGTATTGGATTCGCTACAGCGCAACGCCCTCGACTCTCCCGCGAATGACAGCTATCTGTCAAATATTGACTTGATGACAGAAAACGGCCATTTTCTTCTCCACGCCAGAAATCAGCCGGAGCCGTCCATGAGCCCATCGATCAGGCAACGCCTGGAAAGCAGCCTGCACAGCGCTGCCGCCTCGGGCCGCAAGATCGCCAGCTACATGCTCGCCAACCTGCATGAACTGCCGTTCCAGACCTCCGCCAGCATCGCCGCCAAGCTCGATGTCAGCGAGTCCAGTGTCGGCCGCTTCTGCCGCGCACTCGGCTATGCCCACCTCAAGGCGCTCAAGCAGGATTTGCAGAGCGACCTGGGCCAAGGCCCTTGGCTGGTAGGCGATCGCCTGCAGGAATACCGCCAGGCCGCCGCACCGTCGGACCACGACGGCTGCCTGGAAAAGGAAATCGCCGCGCTGGTGCGCGTGCACGAATACAGCCGCACCGAGGCCTGGCACCAGGTCGCCCGGCGCCTGGCCGATTCGCCACGGGTGTTCATCGCCGGCTTTCAGACCGAGCGCGGCGTGGCCATGTGCATGGCCCACCTGCTGCAATACCTGCGCGACGGCGTGCAACGGGTCGATGGCAGCGCCGGGCATTTCGGCGAAGTGCTGCTCGGCCAACCGCAGGCCAGCGCCCTGGTGGTGTTCGAGGCGCGTCGTTATTCACGCCATGCCCTGCAACTGTGCCAGCAGGCGCGCGCGCGGGGCATCCCGGTGACCCTGGTCACCGATACCTTCTGCGAGTGGGCCGACGACAACGCCGACGAGGTGTTCCGCATCCCCACCGAATTCAACCTGTTCTGGGAGTCCACCGCGACGATGCTGTCGTGGGTGCACCTGATGGTCAACGAGGTCTGCAAGAAGCTTGGACCGGACGTTGAAACACGCTTGGAAGCAACTGCCGCTCTACATAACGAGTTCGTCGGCTACACCTCGTGGCCGGCGGGCAAACAACAATAGCAAGAGTGCTGGTACAGAGGTGCAACATGAAAAGAACCCTGGCTATGGTGGGCGCGTGCGCCCTGCTGCTGGCGGGCCACGCCAGTGGCGAAACCCTGCGCTTCGCCACGGAAGGCGCGTACCCCCCGTTCAACTATGTCGATGCCGACAACAAGCTGCACGGCTTCGATGTCGACATCACCCAGGCCCTGTGCGCACAGATGAAGGTCGAATGCACCCTGGTGGCCCAGGACTGGGAAGGCATCATCCCGGCGTTGATGGCGCGCAAGTACGATGCCGTGGTGGCCTCGATGATCGATACCCAAGAGCGACGCAAGAAGATCGCCTTCACCGACCACTACTACCGCACCCCACTGACCGTGGCGGTGGCCAAGGATAGCCAGATCGACGACGCGCAGACCGACTTCAAGGGCTACACGGTCGGCGCGCAGTCCGCCTCGACCCAGGCAATCTACGCCGAGGACGTGTACGGCAAGGCCGGCGCGGACGTGAAGCTGTACCCGACCCTCGACGAAGCCAACGCCGACCTTGCCGCCGGGCGCCTGGACGGGGTGATCGCCGACAAGTTCCCGCTGCATGAGTGGCTGAACAAGAACGGCCAGGCCTGCTGCAAGATCCTCGGTGACGTCGACGGCACCAAGGCCGACGCGGCGATTGCCGTGCGCAAGGACGACCAGGCCCTGCGCACGCGGCTCAACGAAGCGCTGGCGGCCATCGTCGCCAATGGCACCTACCAGAAGATCGCGAGCAAGTACTTCGCCTTCGATATCTATAACTGATACGAATCCTGTGGCTGCTGCGCAGCCCTTTCGCGATACAAGGCCGCTCCCACAAGGCGTGCGCGGTTCCTGTGGGAGCGGCCTTGCGCCCCGCCGACCTCGAGGATGTACCCATGCTCGATCAACTCTCGCTGCTCTCCTTCGCCAGCGGCGGCTGGGGCCAGGCGCTGCTGGCCGGTGCCCTGGTCACCGTGTCGCTGGCCCTGGCCTGCCTGCCCATCGGCCTGCCCCTGGGGCTGCTGGTGGCCCTGGCGGCGCGCTCGCGCAAACGCCTGCCACGGGCCTGGGCCACCACCTTTTCCACGGTGTTCCGCGGCCTGCCCGAACTGCTTACGCTGCTGATCATCTACTACGGCTGCCAGATCGCCGCGCAGAAGATCCTCGCCGCCCTGGGCTATGAAGGCGAGGTGCTGATCAATACCTTCCTCGCCGCCATGGCCGCCTTCAGCCTGGTGTTCGCCGCCTTCTCCAGCGAGATCTGGCTGATGGCCTTCAAGACCCTGCCCAAGGGTCAGCTCGAGGCCTGCTCGGCCCTGGGCCTGAGCCGGCGCACGGCGTTTTTCAAAGTGCAACTGCCGCAACTGGCGCGCATCGCCCTGCCGGGCTTGTCGAACAACTGGCTGAGCCTGCTCAAGGACACCTCGCTGGTCTCGACCATCTCGCTGATCGACCTGATGCGCCAGACCAACCTGGCGGTCAGCGTGACCAAGCAGCCGATGCTGTTCTATGGCGTGGCGTGCCTGGTCTACCTGCTGTTCTCGGCGCTTTCGGGGCGGGTCTTCGCCCTGCTGGAGCGACGTAGCAACCGCCACCTGCAAGGAGCCCGG
The window above is part of the Pseudomonas muyukensis genome. Proteins encoded here:
- a CDS encoding transporter substrate-binding domain-containing protein, with product MKRTLAMVGACALLLAGHASGETLRFATEGAYPPFNYVDADNKLHGFDVDITQALCAQMKVECTLVAQDWEGIIPALMARKYDAVVASMIDTQERRKKIAFTDHYYRTPLTVAVAKDSQIDDAQTDFKGYTVGAQSASTQAIYAEDVYGKAGADVKLYPTLDEANADLAAGRLDGVIADKFPLHEWLNKNGQACCKILGDVDGTKADAAIAVRKDDQALRTRLNEALAAIVANGTYQKIASKYFAFDIYN
- a CDS encoding serine/threonine transporter; this translates as MNEQAPSVEQRFVESTPATLGSWSRQDTTWMLGLFGTAIGAGTLFLPINAGLGGFWPLLVLAALAFPMTYFAHRGLTRFVLSGSKGGDITDVVEEHFGITAGALITVLYFFAIFPILLIYSVALTNTVSSFMEHQLHMAPPPRAILSFLLILGLLGIVRCGEQATVKVMSLLVYPFIVALALLALYLVPHWTGGILDTATQVPSGSAFLHTVWLAIPVMVFSFNHSPIISAFAVDQKRRYGEHADERSGQILRRAHLLMVLMVLFFVFSCVLTLDSAQLAEAKAQNLSILSYLANHFEQPAIAFAAPLIAFIAIAKSFLGHYIGASEGLKGMITKAGMRPGAKALDRVVAALMLVVCWIVATLNPSILGMIESLGGPIIAVLLFLMPMYAIRRVPSMRKYSGALSNLFVVVVGLVALTSVVYGLLA
- a CDS encoding MdtB/MuxB family multidrug efflux RND transporter permease subunit, with protein sequence MNLSRLFILRPVATTLSMLAIVLAGLIAYKMLPVAALPQVDYPTIRVMTLYPGASPQVMTSAVTAPLERQFGQMPGLEQMASTSSGGASVLTLRFNLDMNMDVAEQQVQAAINAASNLLPSDLPAPPVYNKVNPADTPVLTLAISSKTMPLPKLNDLVDTRVAQKIAQISGVGMVSIAGGQRQAVRIKVNVDALAANGLNLDDVRTLIGASNVNQPKGNFDGPTRVSMLDANDQLRSPAEYAELILKYNNGAPLRLKDVAEIVDGAENERLAAWANQNEAVLLNIQRQPGANVIEVVDRIKDLLPSITDNLPAGLDVSVLTDRTQTIRAAVRDVQHELLFAIALVVMVTFLFLRRVSATIIPSIAVPLSLIGTFGVMYLAGFSVNNLTLMALTIATGFVVDDAIVMLENISRHIEEGETPLQAALKGARQIGFTLISLTFSLIAVLIPLLFMADVVGRLFREFAITLAVAILISLVVSLTLTPMMCARLLKREPQAHEQGRFYRASGAWIDWLIQHYGTALTWVLKRQPLTLLVAVATLALTVVLYLMVPKGFFPVQDTGVIQGISEAPQATSFSAMSERQQALAKVILDDPAVQSLSSYIGVDGDNATLNSGRLLINLKPHGERAVSAAEVIARLQPQLDRLVGIRLFMQPVQDLSIEDRVSRTQYQFSLSSPDADLLAEWSGKLVRALKDRAELQDVASDLQDKGLQVYLVIDRDMASRLGINVAQITNALYDAFGQRQISTIYTQASQYRVVLQSQTAASLGPQALESIHVKAADGGQVRLSALARIEQRQAQLAISHIGQFPSVMMSFNLAPGASLGEAVQVIEQVQQDIGMPLGVQTRFQGAAEAFQASLSSTLLLILAAVVTMYIVLGVLYESYIHPVTILSTLPSAAVGALLALLLSGNDLGMIAIIGIILLIGIVKKNAIMMIDFALEAERHQGMSPREAIYQAALLRFRPILMTTLAALFGAVPLMLASGSGAELRQPLGLVMVGGLLVSQVLTLFTTPVIYLYFDRLARRWRPVTEQQAEA
- the tpx gene encoding thiol peroxidase, giving the protein MAQVTLKGNPVQVKGELPKAGAQAPAFSLVAGDLSDKSLKDFAGKRKVLNIFPSVDTPTCATSVRKFNAQANDLANTVVLCISADLPFAQARFCGAEGLENVKNLSTLRGVEFLQNYGVAIADGPLAGLAARAVVVLDEQDKVLHAELVGEIANEPNYEAALAVLK
- a CDS encoding MdtA/MuxA family multidrug efflux RND transporter periplasmic adaptor subunit, producing MHASNSRSPRRWLFGLLILLLVALLAWWLWPATPAHKEAGGRPGKGGRPGFGASADPVPVRVEPVRVGDFPLYYKALGTVTATNTVNVRSRVAGELVKIHFKEGQQVKAGDLLAEIDPRPYRIALQQAEGTLAQNQAQLKNAQVDLARYKGLYAEDSIAKQTLDTAEAQVGQFLGLVKTNQAQVNDARLNLDFTQIRAPIGGRVGLRQLDLGNLVAANDTTALVVITQTEPISVAFTLPETQLDTVLARYRSGASLAVEAWDRGDQKLQASGVLGSLDNQIDITTGTLKFKGTFQNRDHALFPNQFVNVRLLADTLKQVVLAPTAAIQFGTDGTFAYVVDKDSKVTIRKLKVGASDGQRSVIVEGLGAGERLVLEGTDRLREGTQVEVVDDSSQVPTTPGQHLQGQDAKGSAQVGESSSKAGA
- a CDS encoding aromatic amino acid transaminase gives rise to the protein MFKHVDAYAGDPILSLMETFKADPRADKVNLSIGLYYDEAGVVPQLAAVAEVEKRLAGQPHEASLYLPMEGLASYRQAIQALLFGAEHPALSAGRVATVQTVGGSGALKVGADFLKRYFAGSEVWVSDPTWDNHRAIFEGAGFKVHSYPYFDQASRGVNFAGMLDTLQTLPANSIVLLHPCCHNPTGADLDQQQWQQVIEVVKARQLIPFLDIAYQGFSESLEADAYAIREMARAGVPCLVSNSFSKIFSLYGERVGGLSVVCDDADSAVSVLGQLKATVRRNYSSPPFFGAQLVAGVLGDAGLNAQWVAEVEVMRTRILAMRQGLVDLLGELLPGQDFQFFLRQRGMFSYTGFSVEQVRRLRDEFGVYLIDSGRVCMSGLRPANLRQVAEAFAAVQK
- a CDS encoding Ldh family oxidoreductase produces the protein MSAPTTGAVVRVPFAELQALLQSILQRHGCSEAVAAVLAHNCASAQRDGAHSHGVFRIPGYVSTLASGWVDGKAQPLVSDVASGYVRVDARGGFAQPALAAARRLLVDKARSAGIAVLAIHNSHHFAALWPDVEPFAEQGLVALSVVNSMTCVVPHGARQPLFGTNPIAFAAPCAGHDPIVFDMATSAMAHGDVQIAARAGQRLPEGMGVDASGQPTCDPQAILDGGALLPFGGHKGSALSMMVELLAAALTGGHFSWEFDWSGHPGAKTPWTGQLLIVIDPSKAEGERFALRSRELVEQMQAVGLSRMPGERRYREREVAGREGVALSEQEWVGLQALVG
- a CDS encoding MurR/RpiR family transcriptional regulator, whose product is MSPSIRQRLESSLHSAAASGRKIASYMLANLHELPFQTSASIAAKLDVSESSVGRFCRALGYAHLKALKQDLQSDLGQGPWLVGDRLQEYRQAAAPSDHDGCLEKEIAALVRVHEYSRTEAWHQVARRLADSPRVFIAGFQTERGVAMCMAHLLQYLRDGVQRVDGSAGHFGEVLLGQPQASALVVFEARRYSRHALQLCQQARARGIPVTLVTDTFCEWADDNADEVFRIPTEFNLFWESTATMLSWVHLMVNEVCKKLGPDVETRLEATAALHNEFVGYTSWPAGKQQ
- a CDS encoding ABC transporter permease, with protein sequence MLDQLSLLSFASGGWGQALLAGALVTVSLALACLPIGLPLGLLVALAARSRKRLPRAWATTFSTVFRGLPELLTLLIIYYGCQIAAQKILAALGYEGEVLINTFLAAMAAFSLVFAAFSSEIWLMAFKTLPKGQLEACSALGLSRRTAFFKVQLPQLARIALPGLSNNWLSLLKDTSLVSTISLIDLMRQTNLAVSVTKQPMLFYGVACLVYLLFSALSGRVFALLERRSNRHLQGARP